The Vanessa cardui chromosome 9, ilVanCard2.1, whole genome shotgun sequence genome has a window encoding:
- the LOC124532364 gene encoding flexible cuticle protein 12-like, giving the protein MKSFIVLALCVAVAIAAPATPDGDAQIVKYESDNIGVDGYSYSVGTSNGINLSENGVVKNPGTEGEALEVRGEFSYTGNDGVLYLVRYVANEFGFQPEGDHLPKAV; this is encoded by the exons ATGAAATCG TTCATCGTTCTCGCTCTCTGCGTGGCCGTCGCCATCGCCGCTCCCGCCACCCCTGATGGTGACGCTCAAATCGTCAAGTACGAAAGCGACAACATCGGAGTCGACGGCTACTCATACTC TGTTGGTACCAGCAACGGAATTAACCTCAGCGAAAACGGAGTCGTGAAGAACCCAGGAACCGAAGGCGAGGCCCTTGAAGTCCGCGGAGAGTTCTCCTACACCGGCAATGACGGCGTTCTCTACCTCGTGAGATACGTTGCCAACGAGTTCGGTTTCCAACCTGAAGGCGACCACTTACCCAAAGCCGTTTAA